One window of Camelina sativa cultivar DH55 chromosome 4, Cs, whole genome shotgun sequence genomic DNA carries:
- the LOC104782587 gene encoding probable protein S-acyltransferase 2 isoform X2 has product MGRKKSCHVHRAPSDDETMFSQDRKPKRIYQLWPGNNKFYCGGRLVFGPDASSLLLTTVMIGGPMIGKRYPLFHSLVLLGALMLTVLDFTFLFLTSSRDPGIIPRNKEAPEAEGFDMITQSSEWVNNKLGNTKIPRTKDILVNGYTVKVKFCDTCLLYRPPRASHCSICNNCVQRFDHHCPWVGQCIALRNYPYFICFISTSTLLCLYVFVFSWISMLELHGKMLLVVIANDFVFVVLILYCFVVVWFVGGLTVFHLYLICTNQTTYENFRYRYDKKENPYGKGLFKNLYELFFARIPPPMINFRDWAPEETDVEVGSIASELDRTFGPRGDKYDMEMEIGGCKNSKGGLLLQTLEYDNRNIEENVKKKGLGEGTIETNTVFPIPGIQEPAYITRNSSVDVRLR; this is encoded by the exons ATGGGAAGGAAGAAAAGTTGTCATGTTCATAGGGCTCCTTCCGACGATGAAACCATGTTTTCTCAGGATCGTAAACCCAAGAGGATCTACCAACTCTGGCCGGGTAACAAT aaattttattgcGGAGGGAGACTAGTCTTTGGTCCAGATGCATCTTCGCTCCTTCTCACCACAGTTATGATTGGAGGTCC TATGATCGGGAAACGCTATCCCTTGTTCCACTCTCTTGTGTTGTTGGGTGCACTGATGCTCACAGTCTTG GATTTCACATTTCTCTTCTTAACATCCTCGAGAGACCCCGGGATTATCCCTAGAAACAAAGAAGCACCTGAAGCAGAAGGGTTTGATATGATCACTCAATCCTCAGAATGGGTAAACAACAAACTTGGTAATACAAAGATACCTCGAACCAAGGATATACTGGTGAATGGCTACACTGTCAAAGTTAAGTTTTGTGATACGTGTTTGCTTTACCGTCCTCCCCGCGCCTCTCACTGTTCCATCTGTAACAACTGTGTCCAAAGATTTGATCACCATTGTCCATGGGTTGGCCAATGCATCGCTTTA CGAAACTATCCGTACTTCATCTGTTTCATATCAACTTCAACACTCCTCTGCTTGTACGTCTTTGTCTTCTCATGGATCAGTATGCTTGAGTTACACGGCAAGATGTTGTTAGTGGTCATCGCAAACGACTTCGTCTTTGTTGTTCTCATCCTCTACTGCTTTGTCGTTGTCTGGTTTGTCGGCGGACTCACTGTATTCCACCTCTACCTCATCTGCACTAATCAG ACAACTTATGAGAATTTCCGGTACCGAtatgacaagaaagaaaaccCTTACGGAAAGGGTCTTTTCAAGAACCTATATGAGTTGTTCTTTGCCAGAATCCCACCTCCAATGATCAACTTCAGAGACTGGGCTCCAGAGGAAACTGACGTAGAGGTTGGATCCATTGCATCTGAGCTAGACCGAACCTTTGGACCCCGAGGAGATAAATATGATATGGAAATGGAAATAGGCGGTTGCAAAAACAGCAAGGGCGGTTTGCTCCTCCAGACACTGGAGTATGACAACAGAAACATCGAAGAAAATGTCAAGAAGAAAGGTTTAGGTGAAGGAACCATTGAGACCAACACCGTGTTTCCCATCCCAGGGATTCAAGAACCCGCGTATATAACAAGAAACTCGAGTGTTGATGTGAGATTGAGGtag
- the LOC104782584 gene encoding uncharacterized protein LOC104782584 has protein sequence MDTALTSETGCALLADKGFTVDPFLVEALQNPRHRLTILRMELDVQKFLQNPDEQQFEFQHFPTSYLRLAAHRVANHYGLVTSVRDGGADGNVSRILVTKSTESRFPAVRLSEIPAKQSETGKFEHMKVAIKPRPSKGGSGMEGGDLGKQGGPPRSVEERKEDYDRARARIFNGLANLDCNDYPSETNPGRVNCSPIRDDEKQVLKSGSIEAEKNHFPRESIHASRIAVLRDREKDRYDPDYDRSYQRYIRNLPVDQNFCLPHFNIQKIGAPCYDMGFSGYSQNPSAPTSLSLGQHSVMSPYGTTGLNQPSMNAAMYMQWPNAAAVMYTHSYEHFRNAPFQGQFYPHPQPLSFDYMQNR, from the exons ATGGACACAGCCTTGACCTCTGAAACAGGTTGTGCCCTTTTGGCCGACAAGGGATTCACGGTGGATCCTTTTTTGGTTGAAGCTCTTCAGAATCCTCGACATCGTCTCACCA TTTTGAGGATGGAACTTGATGTTCAGAAGTTCTTGCAGAACCCTGATGAGCAGCAATTCGAGTTCCAGCATTTCCCGACATCATACCTCCGTCTTGCAGCTCATCGCGTTGCCAACCACTATGGACTAGTTACATCAGTTCGAGATGGTGGTGCAGATGGTAACGTGAGCAGGATTCTCGTTACTAAATCAACCGAGAGCAGGTTTCCTGCTGTTCGACTATCTGAAATCCCGGCTAAACAATCAGAAACTGGCAAGTTTGAGCACATGAAAGTTGCTATAAAGCCCCGACCTTCTAAAGGAGGGTCTGGAATGGAAGGTGGTGATCTGGGAAAGCAAGGTGGTCCTCCGAGAAGTGTTGAAGAGAGGAAAGAAGACTATGACAGGGCACGAGCACGTATATTTAACGGTCTTGCAAACCTTGATTGTAATGATTATCCATCTGAAACTAATCCTGGGAGGGTGAATTGTAGTCCTATCAGAGATGATGAGAAGCAAGTGTTGAAGAGTGGTAGTATCGAGGCTGAGAAAAACCATTTCCCTAGGGAGAGCATTCATGCATCTCGTATTGCAGTTctcagagacagagagaaagacAGGTATGACCCGGACTATGACCGCAGCTATCAAAG ATACATTAGGAACCTCCCAGTCGACCAAAATTTCTGCTTGCCACACTTCAACATTCAGAAAATAGGGGCGCCGTGCTATGATATGGGATTTAGCGGGTATAGTCAAAACCCAAGTGCTCCTACGTCTCTCAGCTTGGGCCAACACTCTGTCATGAGCCCCTATGGGACCACGGGGTTAAACCAACCTTCGATGAATGCTGCTATGTACATGCAATGGCCAAATGCAGCAGCGGTGATGTATACTCATTCTTATGAACACTTCAGAAACGCACCTTTTCAG GGGCAGTTCTATCCGCATCCGCAACCCCTTAGCTTCGATTACATGCAGAACCGGTAA
- the LOC104782587 gene encoding probable protein S-acyltransferase 2 isoform X1, producing the protein MGRKKSCHVHRAPSDDETMFSQDRKPKRIYQLWPGNNKFYCGGRLVFGPDASSLLLTTVMIGGPALTFCIRMAFMIGKRYPLFHSLVLLGALMLTVLDFTFLFLTSSRDPGIIPRNKEAPEAEGFDMITQSSEWVNNKLGNTKIPRTKDILVNGYTVKVKFCDTCLLYRPPRASHCSICNNCVQRFDHHCPWVGQCIALRNYPYFICFISTSTLLCLYVFVFSWISMLELHGKMLLVVIANDFVFVVLILYCFVVVWFVGGLTVFHLYLICTNQTTYENFRYRYDKKENPYGKGLFKNLYELFFARIPPPMINFRDWAPEETDVEVGSIASELDRTFGPRGDKYDMEMEIGGCKNSKGGLLLQTLEYDNRNIEENVKKKGLGEGTIETNTVFPIPGIQEPAYITRNSSVDVRLR; encoded by the exons ATGGGAAGGAAGAAAAGTTGTCATGTTCATAGGGCTCCTTCCGACGATGAAACCATGTTTTCTCAGGATCGTAAACCCAAGAGGATCTACCAACTCTGGCCGGGTAACAAT aaattttattgcGGAGGGAGACTAGTCTTTGGTCCAGATGCATCTTCGCTCCTTCTCACCACAGTTATGATTGGAGGTCCTGCTCTCACTTTCTGCATCCGAATGGCTTTTATGATCGGGAAACGCTATCCCTTGTTCCACTCTCTTGTGTTGTTGGGTGCACTGATGCTCACAGTCTTG GATTTCACATTTCTCTTCTTAACATCCTCGAGAGACCCCGGGATTATCCCTAGAAACAAAGAAGCACCTGAAGCAGAAGGGTTTGATATGATCACTCAATCCTCAGAATGGGTAAACAACAAACTTGGTAATACAAAGATACCTCGAACCAAGGATATACTGGTGAATGGCTACACTGTCAAAGTTAAGTTTTGTGATACGTGTTTGCTTTACCGTCCTCCCCGCGCCTCTCACTGTTCCATCTGTAACAACTGTGTCCAAAGATTTGATCACCATTGTCCATGGGTTGGCCAATGCATCGCTTTA CGAAACTATCCGTACTTCATCTGTTTCATATCAACTTCAACACTCCTCTGCTTGTACGTCTTTGTCTTCTCATGGATCAGTATGCTTGAGTTACACGGCAAGATGTTGTTAGTGGTCATCGCAAACGACTTCGTCTTTGTTGTTCTCATCCTCTACTGCTTTGTCGTTGTCTGGTTTGTCGGCGGACTCACTGTATTCCACCTCTACCTCATCTGCACTAATCAG ACAACTTATGAGAATTTCCGGTACCGAtatgacaagaaagaaaaccCTTACGGAAAGGGTCTTTTCAAGAACCTATATGAGTTGTTCTTTGCCAGAATCCCACCTCCAATGATCAACTTCAGAGACTGGGCTCCAGAGGAAACTGACGTAGAGGTTGGATCCATTGCATCTGAGCTAGACCGAACCTTTGGACCCCGAGGAGATAAATATGATATGGAAATGGAAATAGGCGGTTGCAAAAACAGCAAGGGCGGTTTGCTCCTCCAGACACTGGAGTATGACAACAGAAACATCGAAGAAAATGTCAAGAAGAAAGGTTTAGGTGAAGGAACCATTGAGACCAACACCGTGTTTCCCATCCCAGGGATTCAAGAACCCGCGTATATAACAAGAAACTCGAGTGTTGATGTGAGATTGAGGtag
- the LOC104782585 gene encoding transcription factor PCL1-like, producing MREDNPNWFLRWEEELPSPEELIPISQTLITPHLALAFQIGSPNHHLGSKRTTATYHHHQKLQPSTTPTTPTPQPMMMNSDFGGGDSTDLGSGSIGGEPARTLKRPRLVWTPQLHKRFVDAVGHLGIKNAVPKTIMQLMSVEGLTRENVASHLQKYRLYLRRMQGNGNGISGGHVIVSDSATDRLFASSPVPAHFLNHHEYLMPPLEHPYIGKHMITQQNQVVRNLRYEDSEHGNGDGGRKILKLFPAGN from the coding sequence ATGAGAGAAGATAATCCAAACTGGTTCCTTAGATGGGAAGAGGAGCTTCCTTCACCGGAAGAACTCATCCCTATCTCTCAAACCTTGATCACTCCTCATCTAGCTCTCGCTTTCCAAATCGGAAGCCCTAACCATCATCTCGGGTCGAAGAGAACCACAGCTACTTATCACCACCACCAGAAGCTCCAACCATCCACTACTCCAACAACTCCAACTCCTCAACCGATGATGATGAATTCTGATTTCGGCGGTGGCGATTCCACGGATCTTGGTTCAGGATCGATCGGAGGAGAGCCAGCAAGAACGTTGAAACGGCCGCGTTTAGTGTGGACGCCTCAGCTACACAAACGTTTCGTCGACGCTGTTGGACATTTAGGGATCAAGAACGCAGTTCCGAAGACGATAATGCAGCTAATGAGCGTTGAAGGGTTGACTAGAGAGAACGTCGCGAGCCATCTTCAGAAATATCGTCTTTACCTTAGGAGAATGCAAGGCAACGGTAACGGTATCTCCGGTGGACACGTCATTGTCTCCGATTCAGCAACTGATCGTTTGTTCGCGAGCTCGCCGGTTCCAGCTCATTTCTTGAACCATCATGAGTACTTAATGCCTCCATTAGAGCATCCGTATATAGGGAAGCATATGATCACGCAGCAAAACCAAGTGGTTCGTAATCTGAGGTATGAAGATTCCGAACATGGTAATGGAGATGGTGGTAGGAAGATTCTTAAGCTCTTCCCTGCGGgaaattaa